From Microlunatus capsulatus, a single genomic window includes:
- a CDS encoding ABC transporter ATP-binding protein, giving the protein MTTSARPEPSTRTAAGGVDRNRVLLEVRDLRVSIPTPAGPVNATDGVSFTLRQGEVLGVVGETGSGKSVTCRALLGLRPTPGTTVSGTVAYPGLGVDNVADLSAAGLRRLWGRDVAMIPQNPMTSLNPVRRIGDQVGEAVGASGGPRGRERRDRVVDLLRQVGLPAPERRLSAYPHQFSGGMLQRTLIAIAIAQDPSLLVADEPTTALDVLIQDQILGLLLSLQRDLGTSLVLVSHDLSVVSQVCDRVAVMYAGQVVELADTATLLAAPQHPYTRALLEALPAAVPRDQPLRVIPGAPPPLVGLGATCRFLDRCEHRQDACRTWPTELVGTGPGHLSRCRRAAELGPTALPVPVAAAPLPVNPVPVPLHPDSHLSSDPTPGDLS; this is encoded by the coding sequence GTGACCACCTCCGCCCGCCCGGAGCCGAGCACCCGGACCGCCGCCGGCGGCGTCGACCGGAACCGCGTCCTGCTGGAGGTGCGCGACCTGCGGGTCTCCATCCCCACCCCGGCCGGGCCCGTCAACGCCACCGACGGCGTCTCCTTCACCCTGCGCCAGGGCGAGGTGCTGGGCGTCGTCGGGGAGACCGGCTCCGGCAAGAGCGTCACCTGCCGCGCCCTGCTCGGCCTGCGGCCGACGCCGGGGACCACGGTGAGCGGCACCGTCGCCTACCCGGGCCTGGGCGTCGACAACGTCGCCGACCTCTCCGCCGCCGGCCTGCGCCGGCTCTGGGGCCGCGACGTGGCGATGATCCCGCAGAACCCGATGACCTCGCTCAACCCGGTCCGCCGGATCGGCGACCAGGTGGGGGAGGCGGTGGGCGCCTCCGGCGGCCCGCGGGGACGGGAGCGCCGCGACCGCGTCGTCGACCTGCTCCGCCAGGTGGGCCTGCCGGCGCCCGAGCGACGGCTCTCGGCCTACCCGCACCAGTTCAGCGGGGGCATGCTGCAGCGCACCCTGATCGCCATCGCGATCGCTCAGGACCCCAGCCTGCTGGTCGCCGACGAGCCCACCACCGCCCTCGACGTGCTGATCCAGGACCAGATCCTCGGCCTGCTGCTCTCCCTGCAGCGCGACCTCGGGACCAGCCTGGTGCTGGTCAGCCACGACCTCTCGGTCGTCTCCCAGGTCTGCGACCGGGTGGCGGTGATGTACGCCGGCCAGGTCGTCGAGCTGGCCGACACCGCCACGCTGCTGGCCGCCCCGCAGCACCCCTACACCCGGGCGCTGCTCGAGGCGCTGCCGGCCGCGGTCCCCCGCGACCAGCCGCTCCGCGTCATCCCGGGCGCCCCGCCCCCGCTGGTCGGCCTGGGTGCCACCTGCCGGTTCCTCGACCGGTGCGAGCACCGGCAGGACGCCTGCAGGACCTGGCCCACCGAGCTGGTCGGCACCGGGCCCGGCCACCTCAGCCGGTGCCGCCGGGCCGCCGAGCTGGGCCCCACCGCCCTGCCCGTGCCCGTCGCCGCCGCCCCGCTGCCCGTCAACCCCGTCCCCGTCCCCCTCCACCCCGACTCCCACCTCTCGTCCGACCCCACCCCAGGAGACCTGTCATGA
- a CDS encoding ABC transporter permease has protein sequence MERFGLRWSRLGNLVPVLFGITVVSFVLIRLVPGDPASQILGNRYTPEAAQEIRASLGLDRSILTQYGIFVRSAATGSFGESYQYHRPVGELLLDRMGPSLLLVGMTAALCALVAVPLGLLAALRRGGLLDQGTRVFFTIGYALPGFLVGVVLILVFGLKLRWFPIGGYGTGFAEHVHHLVLPAVTLAIPFSTVLVRSLRSSTIGVLDSDFITIARLKGISGSRVIFRHVLRNAIAPVAVVFGINLAFLVGGSVVVENVFSIPGFGSLLVGAVSTRDYPVVQAVALVLAVFVLAVNVLTDVVHSLLDPRLAVAVAR, from the coding sequence ATGGAACGCTTCGGGCTGCGCTGGTCGCGCCTGGGCAACCTGGTCCCGGTGCTGTTCGGCATCACCGTGGTGAGCTTCGTGCTCATCCGGCTGGTGCCGGGCGACCCGGCGTCGCAGATCCTCGGCAACCGCTACACCCCCGAGGCGGCCCAGGAGATCCGGGCCTCGCTCGGCCTGGACCGCTCGATCCTCACCCAGTACGGGATCTTCGTGCGGTCCGCGGCCACCGGCTCGTTCGGGGAGTCCTACCAGTACCACCGTCCGGTCGGGGAGCTGCTCCTCGACCGGATGGGCCCCTCGCTGCTGCTCGTGGGCATGACGGCCGCGCTCTGCGCGCTCGTCGCCGTCCCGCTGGGCCTCCTCGCCGCGCTGCGGCGGGGAGGCCTGCTGGACCAGGGCACCCGGGTGTTCTTCACCATCGGGTACGCGCTGCCGGGCTTCCTCGTCGGCGTGGTGCTGATCCTCGTCTTCGGGCTCAAGCTGCGCTGGTTCCCGATCGGCGGGTACGGCACCGGGTTCGCCGAGCACGTCCACCACCTGGTGCTGCCGGCGGTCACCCTGGCCATCCCGTTCTCGACGGTGCTCGTCCGCTCCCTGCGCTCGAGCACCATCGGGGTGCTGGACTCCGACTTCATCACCATCGCCCGGCTCAAGGGCATCTCGGGCAGCCGGGTCATCTTCCGGCACGTCCTGCGCAACGCCATCGCCCCGGTCGCGGTGGTGTTCGGGATCAACCTGGCCTTCCTCGTCGGCGGCTCGGTGGTGGTGGAGAACGTCTTCTCCATCCCGGGGTTCGGCAGCCTGCTGGTGGGCGCGGTCTCGACGCGGGACTACCCCGTCGTCCAGGCGGTGGCCCTGGTGCTGGCCGTCTTCGTGCTGGCCGTGAACGTCCTCACCGACGTCGTGCACAGCCTGCTCGACCCGCGGCTCGCGGTGGCGGTGGCCCGGTGA
- a CDS encoding TldD/PmbA family protein: MSADAHGWGGLDDGTARQVLEEALAAASGPGVSFADVRLVEAEEERLYTDSRGELDERREHNAGLGVRVLLDGAWGFASGPLDGPDAVRAVARRAVAVAASSSGLARVVLPPREPSSGTWSVPVEVDPFAVDAAERHGLLQRVVAAASAPAEVRSVTAGLNAKRQHKHYADTEGARQHQHLVETGAMLLAVAADGSGAQRRSFPNSFHGNTAAGGWEYVLGLGLEAQAARVGEEAVALLRAPQAPGGTADVVIGPAQMALQIHESVGHALELDRILGDETNFAGRSWVQPEDIGTLRYGSPAVTVVADPTVAGTRGSFAWDDEGTPARRQPLIEEGVLRQVLSSRDSAARYGSEPTGAARADGWGYLPVCFATNVYLEPGEGSLDALLDRMGDGYLVDDNRSWSIDDRRMAFQFGTEAAWEVRGGKRGRLLKGFSYGGLTPQFWGSVEAVAGPEEFRAFGMPCGKGEPKQWGFLGHGAAPTLFRGIATGVAG, translated from the coding sequence ATGAGCGCCGACGCGCACGGCTGGGGCGGGCTGGACGACGGCACCGCCCGCCAGGTCCTGGAGGAGGCGCTGGCCGCCGCCTCCGGGCCCGGGGTCTCCTTCGCCGACGTCCGGCTGGTCGAGGCCGAGGAGGAGCGGCTCTACACCGACTCCCGCGGCGAGCTGGACGAGCGCCGCGAGCACAACGCCGGGCTGGGCGTCCGGGTGCTGCTCGACGGCGCCTGGGGCTTCGCCTCGGGCCCGCTCGACGGCCCCGACGCCGTCCGGGCGGTGGCCCGCCGGGCCGTCGCCGTGGCCGCGTCGTCGTCCGGGCTGGCCCGGGTGGTGCTGCCGCCGCGGGAGCCCTCCAGCGGCACCTGGTCGGTGCCGGTCGAGGTCGACCCCTTCGCCGTCGACGCGGCGGAGCGGCACGGCCTGCTGCAGCGCGTCGTCGCCGCGGCCTCGGCCCCGGCCGAGGTCCGCTCGGTGACGGCCGGGCTGAACGCCAAGCGCCAGCACAAGCACTACGCCGACACCGAGGGCGCCCGGCAGCACCAGCACCTGGTGGAGACCGGCGCCATGTTGCTGGCCGTCGCGGCCGACGGCTCCGGCGCCCAGCGGCGCAGCTTCCCCAACTCCTTCCACGGCAACACCGCGGCGGGTGGCTGGGAGTACGTGCTGGGCCTGGGCCTGGAGGCCCAGGCGGCCCGCGTCGGGGAGGAGGCGGTCGCGCTGCTCCGCGCCCCGCAGGCCCCCGGCGGTACCGCCGACGTGGTCATCGGCCCGGCTCAGATGGCCCTGCAGATCCACGAGTCGGTGGGCCACGCCCTCGAGCTGGACCGCATCCTCGGCGACGAGACCAACTTCGCCGGCCGCTCCTGGGTGCAGCCCGAGGACATCGGGACGCTGCGCTACGGCTCGCCGGCGGTCACCGTCGTCGCCGACCCCACCGTGGCCGGCACCCGCGGCAGCTTCGCCTGGGACGACGAGGGCACCCCCGCCCGCCGGCAGCCGCTGATCGAGGAGGGCGTGCTCCGCCAGGTGCTCTCCAGCCGCGACTCCGCGGCCCGCTACGGCAGCGAGCCCACCGGCGCGGCCCGCGCCGACGGCTGGGGCTACCTGCCCGTCTGCTTCGCCACCAACGTCTACCTGGAGCCCGGCGAGGGCTCGCTGGATGCCCTGCTGGACCGGATGGGCGACGGCTACCTCGTCGACGACAACCGCAGCTGGTCGATCGACGACCGGCGGATGGCCTTCCAGTTCGGCACCGAGGCCGCCTGGGAGGTGCGCGGCGGCAAGCGCGGCCGGCTGCTCAAGGGCTTCTCCTACGGCGGGCTGACCCCGCAGTTCTGGGGCTCGGTCGAGGCCGTCGCCGGACCGGAGGAGTTCCGCGCCTTCGGCATGCCGTGCGGCAAGGGCGAGCCCAAGCAGTGGGGCTTCCTGGGCCACGGGGCTGCGCCCACCCTGTTCCGCGGCATCGCGACGGGGGTGGCCGGATGA
- a CDS encoding Gfo/Idh/MocA family protein, with protein sequence MSRPEPVRWGVLGTAGIARAQFLPALAEAGGRAVVVGGRDVARTEAFARAEGVERAVEGYQAVLDDPAVEAVYVPLPNPLHARWAAAALEAGKAVLCEKPLTTSPATTEALLAVAARSPRPLWEAFVFPFQAQHRRVVELVASGAVGELREVVASFHFTVSRPENIRLSADLFGGALADVGCYPLRLAHELYGVPALDAAVVAEPAGGAGGVEVEAAGRLTYADGRRVLLTCGFRRAPETTTLLLGTEGSIRLDNPWHPTPGAALQLRRTGADPVVEHPTTDARSFTAALRHVHAVLREEAEPELLAAGSAGPVAAALALARRSAGLAEPGPEATP encoded by the coding sequence GTGAGCCGCCCCGAGCCCGTCCGCTGGGGCGTGCTGGGCACCGCGGGCATCGCCCGCGCCCAGTTCCTGCCCGCGCTGGCCGAGGCGGGGGGCCGGGCCGTCGTCGTCGGCGGCCGCGACGTCGCGCGCACGGAGGCGTTCGCTCGCGCCGAGGGGGTCGAGCGGGCCGTCGAGGGCTACCAGGCCGTGCTGGACGACCCGGCCGTCGAGGCCGTCTACGTGCCGCTGCCCAACCCGCTGCACGCCCGCTGGGCCGCCGCCGCCCTGGAGGCGGGCAAGGCGGTGCTGTGCGAGAAGCCGCTGACGACGTCACCGGCCACCACGGAGGCGCTGCTGGCCGTCGCGGCCCGCAGCCCGCGGCCGCTGTGGGAGGCCTTCGTCTTCCCGTTCCAGGCCCAGCACCGCCGCGTCGTCGAGCTGGTGGCCTCGGGTGCGGTCGGCGAGCTGCGCGAGGTCGTCGCGTCCTTCCACTTCACCGTCAGCCGGCCCGAGAACATCCGGCTGTCGGCCGACCTCTTCGGCGGGGCGCTGGCCGACGTCGGCTGCTACCCGCTGCGGCTCGCGCACGAGCTGTACGGGGTCCCCGCGCTCGACGCGGCCGTCGTGGCCGAGCCGGCCGGCGGTGCGGGCGGCGTCGAGGTCGAGGCGGCGGGCCGGCTCACCTACGCCGACGGCCGCCGCGTGCTGCTGACCTGCGGGTTCCGGCGGGCGCCGGAGACGACGACGCTGCTGCTGGGCACCGAGGGCAGCATCCGGCTGGACAACCCGTGGCACCCGACGCCCGGGGCCGCGCTGCAGCTGCGCCGGACCGGGGCCGATCCGGTCGTCGAGCACCCGACGACGGACGCCCGCTCGTTCACCGCCGCGCTGCGGCACGTGCACGCGGTGCTGCGCGAGGAGGCGGAGCCGGAGCTGCTGGCCGCCGGCTCGGCCGGCCCGGTCGCGGCCGCGCTGGCCCTGGCCCGCCGGTCCGCCGGCCTGGCCGAACCCGGACCGGAGGCGACGCCATGA
- a CDS encoding Gfo/Idh/MocA family protein: MTATPSGATPEKKTLNVGVVGTGRWAVRSHIPGWQRDSRCTVVGLADVDQALVKSAGEQFGVSNVTDDYRDLVNDPDIDVIDVVTGDAMHFEVTMAALEAGKHVLCEKPVHHSYAEVDRAADLAASKGLKTKLGFTFRYAPATMYAAELIREGFVGTPYMLNAYEQNSQWLDPSNPLRQQNNPGDPDEIQVASIEGYGAPVIDIMHWWMGTPLTSVVGTMRNFVPERVVRDTGKMTRMNIDDGDMWLAEFEGGGLASVQSSFVTVGNYPGIEVRVYGSEGAIIVRLVEEAGICQTIRTATKDAVEFVEREIPQRFFPEGGTSLEAWPFLFYSNLIADFATEILSGGPENQGDFRQGALVQQTINAFEAAHRRRAWVDFPLPAQA, encoded by the coding sequence ATGACCGCCACCCCGTCCGGTGCCACCCCGGAGAAGAAGACCCTCAACGTCGGCGTCGTCGGCACCGGGCGCTGGGCCGTCCGCTCCCACATCCCTGGCTGGCAGCGCGACTCGCGCTGCACCGTCGTCGGCCTGGCGGACGTCGACCAGGCGCTGGTGAAGTCCGCCGGCGAGCAGTTCGGGGTCTCGAACGTCACCGACGACTACCGCGACCTGGTGAACGACCCCGACATCGACGTCATCGACGTCGTCACCGGCGACGCCATGCACTTCGAGGTGACGATGGCCGCGCTCGAGGCCGGCAAGCACGTGCTGTGCGAGAAGCCGGTGCACCACAGCTACGCCGAGGTCGACCGCGCCGCCGACCTCGCGGCCAGCAAGGGCCTCAAGACCAAGCTGGGCTTCACCTTCCGCTACGCCCCGGCGACGATGTACGCCGCCGAGCTGATCCGCGAGGGCTTCGTCGGCACGCCGTACATGCTCAACGCCTACGAGCAGAACAGCCAGTGGCTCGACCCGTCGAACCCGCTGCGCCAGCAGAACAACCCGGGCGACCCCGACGAGATCCAGGTGGCCTCCATCGAGGGCTACGGCGCCCCGGTGATCGACATCATGCACTGGTGGATGGGCACGCCCCTGACGTCGGTCGTCGGCACCATGCGCAACTTCGTGCCCGAGCGCGTCGTCCGCGACACCGGGAAGATGACGCGGATGAACATCGACGACGGCGACATGTGGCTGGCCGAGTTCGAGGGCGGCGGCCTGGCGTCGGTGCAGTCCTCCTTCGTCACCGTCGGCAACTACCCCGGCATCGAGGTGCGGGTCTACGGCTCCGAGGGCGCGATCATCGTCCGGCTGGTGGAGGAGGCCGGCATCTGCCAGACCATCCGCACCGCCACCAAGGACGCCGTCGAGTTCGTCGAGCGGGAGATCCCGCAGCGGTTCTTCCCCGAGGGCGGCACCTCGCTGGAGGCCTGGCCGTTCCTCTTCTACTCCAACCTCATCGCCGACTTCGCCACCGAGATCCTCTCCGGTGGCCCCGAGAACCAGGGCGACTTCCGCCAGGGCGCGCTGGTGCAGCAGACCATCAACGCCTTCGAGGCGGCCCACCGCCGCCGCGCCTGGGTCGACTTCCCGCTGCCGGCGCAGGCATGA
- a CDS encoding DUF4438 family protein, whose translation MDVRTNADRLVTQVLTGEVWPATADRHAYRVDGDGHPFVLPGMGGVTLAGHLGDPATGWAADHLEPGLSVRHRDPAANFALQYLTCVGNEVTVLSGAAAGGTGVAIGQHAYVLVDADDAVLEATTVGDRVRVVARGQGLLLLDHPDVRVKNLDPAVLAAMPGGTTADGRLAVHVARDVPADAAGAGGGMSSEYANTDLMGAYAGLADDLSLGLESLRIGDLVVLRDTDHSWGRGYRPGWLTIGTISTGQCALFGHGPGPSTLMSGPAEAFTIVEDPDANLGHYVGRPAAQEVPA comes from the coding sequence GTGGACGTCCGCACCAACGCCGACCGGCTGGTCACCCAGGTCCTCACCGGCGAGGTCTGGCCGGCCACCGCCGACCGGCACGCCTACCGGGTGGACGGCGACGGCCACCCCTTCGTGCTGCCGGGCATGGGCGGGGTCACCCTCGCCGGCCACCTCGGCGACCCGGCCACCGGCTGGGCCGCCGACCACCTGGAGCCGGGCCTCTCGGTCCGGCACCGCGACCCGGCGGCGAACTTCGCCCTGCAGTACCTCACCTGCGTCGGCAACGAGGTCACCGTGCTCTCCGGTGCCGCCGCGGGCGGCACGGGCGTGGCCATCGGCCAGCACGCCTACGTCCTCGTCGACGCCGACGACGCCGTGCTGGAGGCGACCACGGTCGGCGACCGCGTCCGGGTGGTGGCCCGCGGGCAGGGCCTGCTCCTGCTGGACCACCCGGACGTCCGGGTGAAGAACCTCGACCCGGCGGTGCTGGCGGCCATGCCGGGCGGCACGACGGCCGACGGCCGGCTGGCGGTGCACGTCGCCCGCGACGTGCCCGCCGACGCGGCCGGGGCCGGCGGCGGGATGTCGTCGGAGTACGCCAACACCGACCTGATGGGCGCCTACGCCGGGCTGGCCGACGACCTGTCGCTGGGCCTGGAGTCGCTGCGGATCGGCGACCTCGTCGTGCTGCGCGACACCGACCACAGCTGGGGCCGCGGCTACCGGCCGGGCTGGCTGACCATCGGCACCATCTCGACCGGGCAGTGCGCGCTGTTCGGCCACGGCCCCGGCCCCAGCACGCTGATGAGCGGACCGGCCGAGGCCTTCACGATCGTCGAGGACCCGGACGCGAACCTCGGCCACTACGTCGGGCGGCCCGCCGCCCAGGAGGTGCCCGCATGA
- a CDS encoding GntR family transcriptional regulator gives MLEHQSLPETVRDALRRQILNDELPAGARLVEATIAADLGVSRATVREAMRGLASEGLVEIAPRRHSVVTRMSAEDADDVCFARYVLEAGIAKSLTPQDKVGLDEALAEALDRMDEAAQGGDLQALVAADVHFHGLIVQASRRRRAVELWGAVNGQIGALMRASIDRQHLALAGVRARHEPVRQALASGTARQIEKAIYAHYVTDRDLVPEHPGPA, from the coding sequence GTGCTGGAGCACCAGTCACTGCCGGAGACGGTGCGCGACGCGCTCCGCCGGCAGATCCTCAACGACGAGCTGCCGGCCGGGGCCCGGCTCGTGGAGGCCACGATCGCCGCCGACCTGGGCGTCAGCCGGGCCACCGTCCGGGAGGCGATGCGCGGGCTGGCGTCCGAGGGGCTGGTGGAGATCGCCCCCCGCCGGCACAGCGTCGTCACCCGGATGAGCGCGGAGGACGCCGACGACGTCTGCTTCGCCCGCTACGTGCTGGAGGCCGGCATCGCCAAGTCGCTGACGCCGCAGGACAAGGTGGGCCTCGACGAGGCGCTCGCCGAGGCCCTCGACCGGATGGACGAGGCCGCCCAGGGCGGGGACCTGCAGGCGCTGGTCGCCGCCGACGTCCACTTCCACGGGCTGATCGTCCAGGCGTCCCGGCGGCGCCGGGCCGTCGAGCTGTGGGGAGCCGTCAACGGCCAGATCGGCGCCCTGATGCGCGCCTCGATCGACCGCCAGCACCTGGCGCTGGCCGGGGTCCGGGCCCGGCACGAGCCGGTCCGCCAGGCCCTGGCCAGCGGCACGGCGCGGCAGATCGAGAAGGCGATCTACGCCCACTACGTCACCGACCGCGACCTGGTGCCCGAGCACCCCGGTCCCGCGTGA
- a CDS encoding TldD/PmbA family protein: MSADLTPVLGESRALEACRAAVDGARAAGADEAEAFLTGRAGSWTRFAEDRISQPQDITEWQLMVRASVGGRSARIATTDLAAAREAGARAATRARVLTEVAGPLPVLPAPAAAPALPPLGADVLWAEDTAGWDVGARVGTARTAMAAARAAGGSAFGVLGQAVGEVAVVTADGSTRYAAGTEALGSLTVRVGDGTSHWVDLDRRLGVLAVDAAVATTVEEAVRGQGRRELPAGRYDVVFGPLATGGLLEGFESFGFSGDAVADGVGAVATRQGERVAPASVDVADDPRARRGLPFPFDLEGTPSSRVPLLDHGVVGGAVTDRASAARAGLAATGHAHIAREETPHPTPSSLTMAAGDASTAELLAGVERGVYVQRLWYLRVVDPVATTLTGGSRDACFLVEDGRLAGALAPARFTESVFGALSRVDAIGRDVLAQPLPNVWNGAVTAPAVRVRGFRFGPHGSPPPTPTPTPTPARG; encoded by the coding sequence ATGAGCGCCGACCTGACGCCCGTGCTGGGCGAGAGCCGGGCGCTGGAGGCCTGCCGGGCCGCCGTCGACGGCGCCCGGGCTGCGGGCGCCGACGAGGCCGAGGCCTTCCTCACCGGCCGCGCCGGCAGCTGGACCCGCTTCGCCGAGGACCGCATCTCCCAGCCGCAGGACATCACCGAGTGGCAGCTGATGGTCCGGGCCTCGGTCGGCGGCCGGTCCGCCCGGATCGCCACCACCGACCTGGCCGCGGCCCGCGAGGCGGGCGCCCGGGCGGCGACCCGGGCCCGGGTGCTCACCGAGGTCGCCGGCCCGCTGCCGGTGCTCCCCGCCCCTGCCGCGGCGCCGGCCCTGCCGCCGCTCGGCGCCGACGTCCTCTGGGCCGAGGACACCGCCGGCTGGGACGTCGGCGCCCGCGTCGGCACCGCCCGCACGGCGATGGCCGCCGCCCGGGCGGCCGGCGGCAGCGCCTTCGGCGTGCTGGGCCAGGCCGTCGGCGAGGTGGCCGTGGTCACCGCCGACGGCAGCACCCGCTATGCCGCGGGGACCGAGGCGCTGGGCTCGCTGACCGTCCGGGTCGGCGACGGCACCTCGCATTGGGTCGACCTCGACCGCCGGCTCGGCGTGCTCGCCGTCGACGCGGCCGTGGCCACCACGGTCGAGGAGGCCGTCCGCGGCCAGGGCCGGCGCGAGCTGCCGGCCGGGCGCTACGACGTCGTCTTCGGCCCGCTCGCCACCGGCGGGCTGCTCGAGGGCTTCGAGTCGTTCGGCTTCAGCGGCGACGCGGTGGCCGACGGCGTGGGCGCCGTCGCCACCCGGCAGGGCGAGCGGGTGGCCCCGGCGTCCGTCGACGTCGCCGACGACCCCCGCGCCCGGCGCGGGCTGCCCTTCCCCTTCGACCTGGAGGGGACGCCGTCGTCACGGGTTCCGCTGCTCGACCACGGCGTCGTCGGCGGCGCGGTCACCGACCGGGCCAGCGCGGCGCGCGCCGGCCTGGCCGCCACCGGCCACGCCCACATCGCCCGCGAGGAGACCCCGCACCCGACGCCGTCGAGCCTGACGATGGCGGCCGGCGACGCGAGCACCGCCGAGCTGCTGGCCGGCGTCGAGCGCGGGGTCTACGTCCAGCGGCTCTGGTACCTCCGCGTCGTCGACCCGGTGGCCACCACCCTCACCGGCGGCAGCCGCGACGCCTGCTTCCTCGTCGAGGACGGCCGGCTGGCCGGCGCGCTCGCGCCCGCCCGCTTCACCGAGTCGGTCTTCGGCGCGCTGAGCCGGGTCGACGCGATCGGCCGCGACGTGCTGGCGCAGCCGCTGCCCAACGTCTGGAACGGGGCGGTCACCGCCCCGGCCGTCCGGGTCCGGGGCTTCCGCTTCGGCCCCCACGGCTCGCCTCCCCCCACCCCGACCCCCACCCCCACCCCCGCGAGAGGCTGA
- a CDS encoding DUF4438 family protein encodes MRTVAMNLAGVAEFPAIGSTPYRVDVDGRPYVPVGDGGIVLGVSLGDRVTATAGDHVAPGVSVGHPDPAARFALTAHACVGNPVVVRDGAAAGATGHVIGKRGEDGRVLAWLPEEALAVMVPGDGLSVRASGQGARLDGGPDDVALLNLDPWLLDGLGVQVGRDGVGVGVRAVVPSRLAGNGVGRPAQLWDLDLAFPAGDPVLEGLRLGDLLAVADLDVRHNMGFRRGWLTVGLVVHGDSPMPGHGPGFAPLLTGPAARLEALVDAGGHTGLTLDVLSGGRRGPAEVPAPAPGGRAG; translated from the coding sequence ATGAGGACCGTCGCCATGAACCTGGCCGGCGTCGCGGAGTTCCCGGCGATCGGCTCGACGCCGTACCGGGTCGACGTCGACGGCCGGCCCTACGTCCCCGTCGGCGACGGCGGCATCGTGCTCGGGGTCTCCCTCGGCGACCGGGTCACCGCCACGGCCGGCGACCACGTCGCCCCCGGCGTCTCGGTCGGCCACCCGGACCCGGCCGCCCGCTTCGCCCTGACGGCGCACGCCTGCGTCGGCAACCCCGTCGTCGTCCGCGACGGCGCGGCCGCCGGAGCCACCGGGCACGTCATCGGCAAGCGGGGCGAGGACGGCCGGGTGCTGGCCTGGCTGCCCGAGGAGGCGCTGGCGGTGATGGTGCCCGGCGACGGGCTGAGCGTGCGGGCCTCCGGCCAGGGCGCCCGGCTCGACGGCGGGCCCGACGACGTCGCGCTGCTCAACCTCGACCCGTGGCTGCTCGACGGCCTCGGCGTGCAGGTGGGCCGCGACGGCGTCGGCGTGGGCGTCCGGGCCGTCGTGCCCAGCCGGCTGGCGGGCAACGGCGTCGGGCGGCCGGCCCAGCTGTGGGACCTCGACCTGGCCTTCCCGGCCGGCGACCCGGTGCTGGAGGGCCTGCGGCTCGGCGACCTGCTGGCCGTCGCCGACCTCGACGTCCGGCACAACATGGGCTTCCGCCGCGGCTGGCTGACCGTCGGGCTGGTGGTGCACGGCGACAGCCCGATGCCGGGCCACGGCCCGGGCTTCGCGCCCCTGCTGACCGGGCCGGCCGCCCGGCTGGAGGCGCTCGTCGACGCGGGCGGCCACACCGGGCTCACCCTCGACGTCCTGTCCGGCGGACGCCGCGGACCGGCGGAGGTTCCCGCACCGGCCCCCGGGGGCAGGGCAGGATGA
- a CDS encoding ABC transporter permease, with protein MTVLDPTQLGPDLTAFRRVRWLRLPLPKVLRGKVSLVLGLGLLAVIAVLTLGAPLFTSWSPTAIDPLRPLLAPGTDGHLLGTDEFGRDLWARVLYGGRYDLAIAFGATAVTLVVGTAIGMVAAYVGGWVEGLTMRVVDLFFAFPFIVLVIAIVASLGPSLRNMFIALWVASWVAYARIAHGQTLSARRYGYVVAANVLGYSPARVLTRHVLPSVLPLVVVFAMVDAVGNVLLGASLGFLGIGVRPPTPEWGSMIAAGQNYLLSNWQLSLVPGIALVLLGVAFSLLGDGLADVLRQKQ; from the coding sequence GTGACCGTCCTCGACCCCACCCAGCTCGGTCCCGACCTCACCGCCTTCCGCCGGGTCCGGTGGCTCCGGCTGCCGCTGCCGAAGGTGCTCCGCGGGAAGGTCTCGCTGGTGCTCGGCCTCGGCCTGCTGGCCGTCATCGCCGTGCTCACCCTGGGCGCACCGCTGTTCACCTCGTGGTCCCCGACGGCCATCGACCCGCTCCGGCCGCTGCTGGCGCCGGGCACCGACGGCCACCTGCTCGGCACCGACGAGTTCGGCCGGGACCTGTGGGCCCGGGTGCTCTACGGCGGCCGCTACGACCTGGCCATCGCCTTCGGGGCCACCGCGGTCACCCTCGTGGTCGGCACGGCCATCGGGATGGTCGCCGCCTACGTCGGCGGCTGGGTGGAGGGCCTCACCATGCGGGTCGTCGACCTGTTCTTCGCCTTCCCCTTCATCGTCCTGGTGATCGCCATCGTCGCCAGCCTCGGCCCGAGCCTGCGCAACATGTTCATCGCGCTGTGGGTGGCCAGCTGGGTGGCCTACGCCCGGATCGCCCACGGGCAGACGCTCTCGGCGCGCCGGTACGGCTACGTCGTCGCGGCCAACGTCCTGGGCTACTCCCCCGCCCGGGTCCTCACCCGGCACGTGCTGCCCAGCGTGCTGCCGCTCGTCGTGGTCTTCGCCATGGTCGACGCGGTCGGCAACGTGCTGCTGGGCGCCTCGCTCGGCTTCCTCGGCATCGGGGTCCGGCCGCCGACGCCGGAGTGGGGCTCGATGATCGCCGCCGGTCAGAACTACCTGCTGTCGAACTGGCAGCTCTCCCTGGTCCCCGGCATCGCCCTGGTGCTGCTCGGCGTGGCCTTCAGCCTGCTGGGCGACGGCCTGGCCGACGTCCTGAGGCAGAAGCAGTGA